In a genomic window of Flavobacterium lipolyticum:
- a CDS encoding OmpP1/FadL family transporter, whose protein sequence is MKKILFLLITGLTASVSHSQEVSDAVRYAQDNLTGTARFRAMSGAFGAVGGDFSAISVNPAGSAIFSNNQVGVSFSNQNIKNNSNYFETGISESKNSFTLNQAGAVFVFHDHNPNNNWKKITIGASYENTNNFDNRIVSVGTNPTNSIDGYFLSYANNGNGGAPVPQEFVNLANNESISDLYRYLGSNLPNGQYRNLSGFSAQQAMLGYQGFVINASDPNNPNSTYTTNVPAGNTPGKGNYYQENEIFTTGYNSKLSFNIATSYKDRLYLGANLNVHITDYRRSSSFYEDNDNPTQATPTISSLRFNNNLYTYGNGFSFQLGAIAKVTKEFRLGLAYESNTWYELYDELSQSLYTTLQATGGQPINKAVNPDVVNIYERYTLQTPGKTTFSAAYVFGKSGLISIDYAIKDYSNTKYKPGRDFTGINNQLSDQLTNAGELRIGAEYKIKQLSLRGGYRFEESPYKDGTTIGDLSSYSGGLGYNFGGTKVDLAYSYLERKSNQGFFATGFTNGANVTSKLNNVTLTLLFEL, encoded by the coding sequence TTCTCAGGAAGTATCAGATGCTGTACGTTATGCACAAGACAATTTAACCGGAACTGCAAGATTCAGAGCCATGAGTGGTGCTTTTGGAGCCGTTGGAGGAGATTTCTCCGCTATTTCCGTAAACCCTGCAGGATCGGCAATATTCTCTAATAATCAGGTTGGAGTAAGTTTTAGCAATCAAAACATCAAAAACAACTCCAACTATTTTGAAACAGGAATTAGCGAAAGCAAAAATTCTTTTACACTCAATCAGGCAGGCGCTGTTTTTGTTTTTCACGATCACAACCCAAACAACAACTGGAAAAAAATTACGATTGGAGCCTCTTACGAAAACACCAATAATTTTGACAACAGAATTGTTTCAGTAGGAACAAACCCAACAAATTCTATTGACGGTTATTTTTTATCTTATGCCAATAACGGAAACGGAGGCGCACCAGTGCCACAAGAATTTGTAAACCTGGCAAATAACGAATCAATCAGTGACCTTTATCGCTATTTAGGTTCGAACTTACCAAATGGTCAATACCGAAATTTATCCGGATTCTCTGCACAACAAGCCATGCTAGGCTACCAGGGATTCGTCATAAACGCTTCTGACCCGAATAACCCGAACAGCACTTACACCACAAATGTACCTGCAGGAAATACCCCGGGGAAAGGAAATTATTACCAAGAAAATGAAATTTTCACGACTGGCTACAATAGTAAATTGAGTTTCAACATTGCAACTTCTTACAAAGACAGACTTTATTTAGGTGCTAATCTAAATGTACATATCACAGATTACAGAAGATCTAGTAGTTTCTACGAAGACAATGATAACCCAACACAAGCAACCCCAACGATATCAAGTTTACGCTTCAACAACAACCTTTATACCTACGGAAATGGCTTCTCTTTTCAACTTGGAGCCATCGCCAAAGTCACTAAAGAATTCCGACTTGGACTAGCTTACGAATCCAACACTTGGTACGAACTTTACGATGAACTTTCACAAAGTTTATACACAACATTACAAGCAACCGGTGGACAACCTATTAATAAAGCAGTTAATCCTGATGTCGTAAATATTTACGAACGCTACACCTTGCAAACACCAGGAAAAACCACTTTTAGTGCCGCTTATGTATTTGGAAAATCTGGATTAATCAGTATTGATTATGCAATTAAAGACTATAGCAATACCAAATACAAACCTGGCCGTGATTTTACAGGAATCAACAATCAACTAAGTGATCAACTGACCAATGCTGGTGAATTAAGAATAGGAGCCGAATACAAAATAAAACAATTGAGTTTACGTGGGGGATATCGTTTTGAAGAGAGTCCATACAAAGACGGAACTACGATTGGAGACTTAAGCAGTTACTCAGGTGGTTTAGGTTATAATTTTGGAGGCACTAAAGTAGATTTAGCCTATTCTTATTTAGAAAGAAAATCGAATCAGGGATTTTTTGCAACCGGATTTACTAATGGAGCAAACGTTACCTCAAAACTAAACAACGTTACGCTTACTTTATTATTTGAATTGTAA